One Idiomarina loihiensis L2TR genomic window carries:
- a CDS encoding GNAT family N-acetyltransferase gives MSDIIYREITAADMAAVIDLANEVHGDNYLNEDSFQQYLAGGTAGNVQLNWIALRGETPLGVRITLAPGQWPIDDFCTPDAWPIPAEKLCYFKCAAVSEKARGLGIGKELLFRSIETAKELGCRGGLAHIWMQSPNNSAYEYFTRCGGEMIKQHEKRWYKASVEDGYYCPVCDGTCYCNAGEMLLKFDT, from the coding sequence ATGAGCGATATTATTTATCGTGAAATAACGGCTGCCGATATGGCGGCCGTTATTGATCTGGCCAACGAAGTTCATGGCGACAACTACCTGAACGAAGACAGTTTCCAGCAGTATCTGGCTGGCGGAACCGCGGGTAACGTGCAGTTGAACTGGATAGCTTTGCGCGGCGAGACCCCGTTGGGCGTGCGCATTACCCTGGCGCCCGGACAATGGCCAATCGATGATTTTTGCACCCCAGACGCCTGGCCAATTCCAGCCGAGAAGCTGTGCTACTTTAAATGCGCGGCGGTGTCAGAAAAGGCACGCGGTCTGGGCATAGGCAAAGAACTGTTGTTCCGTAGTATTGAAACCGCCAAAGAACTGGGCTGCCGTGGTGGTTTAGCGCACATTTGGATGCAAAGCCCCAATAACAGCGCCTATGAATATTTCACCCGCTGCGGCGGTGAAATGATTAAGCAACATGAAAAGCGCTGGTACAAAGCCTCAGTAGAAGACGGTTACTATTGCCCAGTATGCGACGGCACCTGCTACTGCAACGCCGGCGAAATGCTGCTGAAATTCGATACGTAA